The nucleotide sequence AGCACGCCTTAATGTAAGCGAATCATGATAGTTTTGATAAAGTGGCTGTGCTAAACGCTCATAGTTGTCTTTCCCTGCCAGGTCAAGTGCCGCATAGACACCTGTTAGCATGGCTGAAAATTGACCAAAACCAAGAAACGGTGTCACAGCTCCAAAGCAGTCTCCGATAAAAAACGTATTACCAATACGAGGATACCTGGATTTCCCGACAATATAATCGGTTACAACAAACGGGTCAATTATTTCTAAATGTTGACCGAGATCGTGCTCTGCCTTCTTCTTAAATTGGTGCCATAATTCTTGTTTATCGATCCCTTCATTTTCAGGATATAGAGGATAGACAGTTACTAAAGTAGCCTCCAGGTCATTATGTGGAAGTAAATAGCCCATCCCTTTCGGAGCAATCCGATTATCGAACCATGTTGCAACCTCTGTCTTGTCAAATTGCCCTTTTACCGTTGCACCGAGAAATGTGGAAGAAAACGCTGTATCATATTGCTGCAAATGACTTGTATATCGCGCGTCTCCAGCTGCTAATACAATATGCGTATATTCTTTTGAAAGCTCATCATACGTAACATCAGCATGGAATTGCACTTTTCCTTTTAACTGTTGCTCCAGCTGCTTTTCGACAGAATTAACATGCTTCCCTCGCATCGTTAAAAACCCGAGATGACCATCAATACATGCGGATTCATTTTCTGAATAGACATATGTCTTTTGAATATTACTTGAAGGTTTTATATGAATATCATACTGTTCAGAAAACAGGCGAATTGCATCATCAAATGGATAGTGAAGCATCGAATACATCGCCTCAATATAATTAAACCGATCGCCCACTTCGCCTCGCTTTTCAAAAATATCCGCTTCTATTCCGTGCTTTTCTAACATTAACGCACACGTAAGTCCTGAAACCCCTGCACCCATTATTGCAATCTTCATACAAATTCCTCCACGAAATCATTTATAATAAGTTTAGGTTATGTAAAGGTCTCATTGTTATACAATGTTCTAGTTCATTTGCTTAATTTCGTTTTTACCTTCCATTTTATTGAACTTATTATCATTTAATGTATACTATGAATGTTATCGTTGAAAGAA is from Bacillus tianshenii and encodes:
- a CDS encoding NAD(P)-binding protein, with product MKIAIMGAGVSGLTCALMLEKHGIEADIFEKRGEVGDRFNYIEAMYSMLHYPFDDAIRLFSEQYDIHIKPSSNIQKTYVYSENESACIDGHLGFLTMRGKHVNSVEKQLEQQLKGKVQFHADVTYDELSKEYTHIVLAAGDARYTSHLQQYDTAFSSTFLGATVKGQFDKTEVATWFDNRIAPKGMGYLLPHNDLEATLVTVYPLYPENEGIDKQELWHQFKKKAEHDLGQHLEIIDPFVVTDYIVGKSRYPRIGNTFFIGDCFGAVTPFLGFGQFSAMLTGVYAALDLAGKDNYERLAQPLYQNYHDSLTLRRAIEKLDNQGLDLVTKSLHLQVVERALTGRNFNPLKLLSRTLRPFARVT